From the Danaus plexippus chromosome 9 unlocalized genomic scaffold, MEX_DaPlex mxdp_24, whole genome shotgun sequence genome, the window CCAAACAACCATtcgaaaatcatttttaagaaataacgCGGACAGCATCACTTGACCAAGGAACAAATTTACGACCATTTTAAGAGCACACATATGAAGTGACTAAAATTGATCCAGAGGGTGTCCttctaagtatttttccgatatttgGTCTTGGGCATACGGGTCCGCGATCCCGGATCCTCGATccaccactttcatacctTTATATCCAGTCCATAAAGGTGGTGTCTTGTACCTTCACCCCCCCCCCCCTATTCCCCTTCTTTCCCCCTGATCGAGGTAGTCATTACTAACTTAATTGGTGATGGTCGCCGTCATAcagagggagaaaatattctcagaatttgtattgcgtctgacttagctgtcgtgaacacgttcttTCAAAAGACTGCGCAGCACCTTATAACATATAAGATCTGGTCCCACTCAACTCAAATAGATTATATGCTGACCAGACGGTTTCATTTCGGCAATgtgactaactgtaaagtcattcctggtgaaagcctCAGGGCCCAAAATCGTCTTCTTGTCATGTACTATGTCGTCaccccgaaaaagaaagtagccgagaaacgtaagcctcgATCAGGTgtggttgctgaatggaacgatgcagaccaACTTTCGGGCAGAGGAAGGTCTGACTCTGTCAactaataccgaaactgcGCAGAAAGTTTGGGATTGAGCCTAATCAGCAATTATCAGTCAGCTGTGATAAcacagcaggtaaacgagttctaagcctttaagaaaaaaaaaagaagactgccttttagcagtggcagcaatcaaactctcctgaagacagactagagAACATAGCAGCGAAACTTGCTAGTAAAAGGGCTGTTTCCAGATCCCGAAGTGACAGGTTATCAtcgttatatgatacacttgaaactACGGAGGGGCGCaagctcatttacaaattggcacgagcATTTATAAGTTACATTAAGTGTTTATAgagtaatgaaaataataataataataataatgttaaagttGCAGTAAAAGCTTCTAATGAAAGTTAAAGGTGAGtattttaaagtcaaattTGCACACACTATTTCAGCATTTCACGAAATGGTGGAATACTATTCTATCGGAAATATCGACATCCTCTAAAATATCAAGTGAGCCATCTGTGATTTATCTTAAAGTAATAGACTTGAATGAACTTGTAcagtatttgtattttagtaTAGCCATCATTTTGAACGTTTTATGTGTAGTGTCActacactatttataatgtGGTGTAAGTGTGTCCGTGTAAAGAATTGTAGTGTACGTAGTATAGTTAGTTGTGTAGTGTAGATGTGAATTACTGTAGAGTAATTTAGTGTAATAGTATAATGTGCttcacattttcttttttaagctCAGGGACCCCACAGATTTTAAGCTCacttttcaaagaattttGATTTTGTGCTTCGATGTCCTGTTCAAGCTGAGCGACTACTGTTTTCAGGTGAGATATTTCTAGGTCCCCAGATTTAAGTAGTTTGCTTAGTTCAAACTTCAAACTGGGAGATGACTGACAAAATACTAGCCAAATGCGTCCTTAATTCTTGAACCTCTTTTCGGAGCAAACCAATATCTTGGCCGCCTTGCTTCATTTGCCGAAGTTCACATCTTAGCTCTAGCATTTCTTTGAGTAGATCCGCAGTGTTAGGTCGGTTCAGTTATAATGTCGGGGGCGTCTTTAATGTGCCACGTGAGCCTCGCAACGTGATGACATTATTACATGAAATTGTGTCACTCAGTGCATTACGAACATACTCTTCATATTTGACTTTTGACTTTTTGACAAGAAACAAACAAAGCTGTACGCtcttatagaaatttataagcATTACGGATCGTACGGCTTATTACACTTAGAGCATTCCATTAGTTTAGAGTTCCTTATTGGTTTTCCACATGCAGAGCAATTGGAAGACATTTTTAACAcgcttttattagcttcacctgtatgtttgtatgtttgtttgtaaccgactCCTTTGAGCTCGATTTTGCCATACTTTGACCGAtcagatttaattgaaactttacTGTCATCATTTTGTAATGtccataatataatgataaccgTGATTTaggaaaaaactttttatttacaacaaaacaaaatattcaggatagaattttcaatttatttatttggcgGAATAAAATTCGATAACCTGCATAACCTTTGATTTACAGTCGATGAAGTCACCAACGTTAATTAAGATGAAATTTTCGGAGGAGCCTGAGAAACGGCTACCTCATCCGAGGAAGGTAGTAGGCACTCGATTTACCCATTCCCAGATAGTTCACGGCGTCTTGTTCCGTATGCATACAGTCAAAGCACATTAATGTCTGGCCCGGTtcatgttcttaaaaataatagtttaaaaaactaaaaaaatcacGCTTTTATGGAAAACCCAACGAAAAAATTCaactaaaaaatgaaaaataaataatagtttaaaaaaactaaaaaaacacgcttttataaaaaatccaactaaaaaacaggaaataaaatttaatacatttagattaagaatagtgtaaataaaaaataaatgtacattattgtaaaaaagcgtggggtgcatagtgtcaatagttataaacatttaagagACAGAATGATctttactttgataatattataaaaaagcacTGTAaatgcaccccacgcttttttacaataatgtacatttattttttatttacactattcttaatctaaatttattaaattttgttttctgttttttagttggattttttataaaagcgtgtttttttagtttttttaaactattataaaaagaagGTTTGAGCATAAATCACGACGCTTGTTCAAGGCGGATTAGCGATTTCAaactaattatttgaaattatctataattaataatatttatttaattaactaagGAGGaaacttaacattaatattagttaCCCAAAATTGGTCTTGGTCTAGTACTTGCATTTTTTTGCAAGACCAAGACCGCGTAATTTTAGCAAACCAAAGCCGAGACTGactatgtaaaatttaagcaAGAACAGCACCCAGCCCGCGAGTCCCTTATGTCTTGCATTTAGGACCGAGTGTCTATTCAGGGAGTAAGTATAGGAGTTCGGGGTATAGGCTTAGGCCTTAGGAACTTTACgagacacaaaaaaatatatattttttggaaattGTACTTATTTGAATTACGAACAGTAGATACCATAAACAAAATGCATAACGATTGAAAATAtccattaaaagaaaaaagagtGCATCCTTAGTTTTGAACATCGGTATTGTGTGAGATAGTGTGCGGTGCTTTGTGCGCATCATCAAAGGTCGGGTACTGGCCTCTCATAGAAATTTTGCAGCTATTCGGAAATACAAGGTTAAGATACACGCGCCGGCCGCATACAAACAATCGTCGCCGCCGAGCCGCATACAAACAATCTTCGCCTCCAAGCTGCACGCACAATATTTTACACTGATTGAAGTCACAGAGTACAAGTATTccaaagaataatataagttttcgAGTACTTAGAATTGACACGAATACATTATGCTGTTCTGTTCTGTGtggttttgtattaatatctaaactaacgtttaataaatagcGACAGGCTAATATGTAATTCGTATAGTAGTGGTGGCCTGAAGGTTAAAagcccgcctctcacacgcGAGGCCGCTAAGGGTTctaaacctggcaagtactaatgtgatcttttccgagtcataagTACTTTcgaagagtatttagacaccactggctggaacagactacagcaagccttggggtctaaatagcccAAAAAAATTGCTGGTGCAGACGGCAAGAGGAAACCACTGCATTTATCTCTTCCCATGAAAGTCATAATGTATCACGGTTCACTGATACAcgatgaccacgacgagtctgcagAGACTCTTGCGACGAAGAGAGAGGAGGAATATGTAATTGCAAGACTTGCGAAACTCTTGCTGACCAAGACCAAGACCGGGAGTGTAATACCAAGACCAGGTATAGTGATGAAAGACCAAGACCAAGACTGCCCAATTATCATCTTGTTCTTGCATTTGGACAACACTCatgacataataaaattaaaaatattaattatatcaagtTTTCCGTCACCGTCTGCCATATGTATGCCATGCCATGGTGTATatatactcttagaaagtacatatgactcggaaaaatcaCATCGGTACTTGTTAAGTTTCGAACCAACGCCCTCATGCATACGAAGCGGGTTTTTGCCTTTTCTTTATTCTGTCTTTGCCTTTTCTTTTTTCTGTCTGTGACTTCCCATTTCTAGGTGAAGTTGGGTTCCATGTTTTAGCATAGCGCCCTCCTTGTTATGAGACAACATTAGCCATACATTTATTCGGTTGCGAATTATTTCGAGACGGGCAATGCTTTGTAAATATCGGCCGGAGAAATcaacaaaaatcttaaatggaatattaaaattttaaaattatataaaagaaattgttttttaacacAGTCcctttattctttaataaataaatacacataataaGCTTACACATTTCTTTAaggtcatttattttaaaagtcatgAACTTAGGTTACAAAATAGTTTCGTTCGACTAAGATTTCTTTTCAATGCTCTTTCACGTTCATCGAAATGATTTGATGAGACCTCGCCTCTGACACCCACTTCCCACCGCCAAATAAAAGTTTAGAAAGGTCCAACTCAATCTGCGGCCAGCGGTCTGATGACCCGAGGCAAGCGAGCGGTCACCGCCTCGTTTCGTTCCACGTCCAGTGTAGCGGGTGAGGAGGGGGCAGGGGGACGAGACGGGGACGGAGAGGAGAAGCGGAGATGCGGTCGGACCGGAGGGGGGAGGTCGGGGACCTGGGGAGGAGGGGGAGGAGACGGCGCCGACAGGTCCTGAGAGGGACGCTTACGACGACGAACGCGGCGACGCACTCGGCGCTTCGGTTCGGTTCCAGCGTCGAGCAGCATTAATGCCTGTTGTTTCATTTGTTGCAATGAAGCTATGGAGCCGTCCGCGTCATCAAATGTACTTTGTTTCGTAACTTCCATTTCATTTTGTAGTGATGAAACTGATTCAGGTGACGCAGCTTCCTCGCGGCGGGGGAAGTGAATATTCTGAACGGCCTTTTCACTGGATCGCTCCAAGTCGTTATCTGAAGGGTTATTTGGTGTCATATCACAAATGCCGCGACTTGAGTTGGTGGCGGTTATTTCACAGCTGCTGTTATAGATGGTTTCCATTCTCTTCGAATTTCCATTGCTCAGATAATCAATATTACTATCTTCTTTCAAAGGAATGActctaaaaacaaattaatgcaTCAATTAACaaagcaatttatatataaaaatataaagtgtcgtgaaataatgaaattaacagAACAGTGGAAGACAATTTAAGATGAAATTTACATTTCTAATACTGTATTTCTTctaaaataaagaagtatCAATATTATTGTGGAAGGATAACTTCTACATATAAAGGGTAATAGAAAGATAAGAGAATCTTAGTCATTATATAGGGAAAGTTAACAAGATGTGGTTTAACAATAACCTGTGAAGCATGATGCCATCAAAGTAGACTTTTCAAATCTGTTTGAGAAGTGTAAGAACAAAACCTTTGATTGCATTGAACATACATAAGTATATAGAGCCCAAGAAAATCATGCAAACTCTAGATACATAAATCGTTAAGGTGATGTACCGTTGTATTACAATTTGATaaattggaaaaatataaacaatccAAAGAGGTGTCTGACTAGCCGTCTCTTTATTCCCAAAACTATACACAGCTTTTTTGcccaacattttttaaacctaAAAAAGCGCTATGGAGTCACTATACATGGAACACTCTTAAACCATCTGAGGTTGCAGATGATCTCATACTATTCCCACAAAATCTATTTTTCCCACAAATATATTGCAACAATTAACAATAGAAAGTAGTAAAACAGATGTaccaattaaaaatgaaagtaagAAGTAACAACTTGAGAATAAGAATAACTGTGAGAAATAAATGGAGGGAACTAAGATGATTACATCAGTGTAATTCAGCTCCTGTCCCTACACTACAGAGACAAACATCAAAAGAAGAGTAAACTAATCTGGAGTAAGTATGGATCTCTAAAACTGATTAAGGATACGACAATAAGCAAATGTGAAGGAGAAAAGagatttcaatatatacataataccaGTACAACTTCTTATTCGCCATTAGCTTGGGCtaactaaacaatttttacaaGGAATAGtgaaggtaaaataaaaaaaagattaaaataaaagacatcaaattaaaaataaaatatgtggattcaaatgaaaaagtgaaacatattaatatccaCAAAATATGAAACGACCAACATGAAGGCAGACAATATACAGTCTAAGCTACATCACTGGAAAGATTTATGTAGATctgtttaattgtttttgtatgaCAGAGTAACATTTATATGTCTTCACATGCATGTCCGATACCTTCGATATCAGtaagtttaaaacaatataccaTTTCATTCATCCACACATGCATGACAACTGCCAACATTTGGACAACAATGTATCCTAAGGTTTTTCAGACTTGTGTTAACGCACCCTCAATCTATAGATTCTGACAATATTGTCAATCTACTTTGTTAGGAATTATCTGAGTTATGTGTATTGACTATGTAGCtgtcacaaaataatattttaagagttCTCATCTACATCAGTTATAAAACTGATCAATATAAATCAAGTAATTGTCAAGATACACTGCTTATAGAAGCAATGTATCTTGACAATTACTTGATAAATCAGAACAGCACATTATTAATTGCTTAGACATATCTTTGgtctcttttaattttaaggatTTAAGTATGACCCTCCCATCaatctgttttaaataatattgtcataataATTGGTCTGATgaagttttattactttctgTGATGTTAATTATTTCCTAAGCTAAAAGGCAACCACAGAGAAATATATACCATGATTGGACTTGACACCAGAAAATCACAAAAATCTAATTCCTTGTTACAAGCAGTCataacttatacatatatataatattgaatgcTTCCATGTTGGTTGGCTGGAAGAGACCTCTTGTCAGTGATAAGGCTGCCACAATTGGTCATTTATATCTACTATAATTCTAatagttgttaatttaaaGGTGTACaatgaaaagtattattattgttatcgcTGCAGcaccattaaatttatttcaaaccatACTTGgcaacttaaatataatttgaatacattACATGAATGTTAAATTCCATACAAGCATATTTTGGATTTATACCCACTGTATTGTCTCTCCTGGAACGAGTAGGGCAAGAGGCTCGCTGGATGGCAACATGTGCCCGTCAATAGACAGACAGAAAGCATCAGTTATTgagaatacttttttaattcgtCTCTCCAACCACCTCACCCGTCGACGCCGCGGCACTAGCATGTAGCAACGCGAACGATGATCTTGGAAATAACGCCGCAAACACACACTAACTCTGAAACATGCCCTACTCTTCACGGACGAATCTGATAATTCCGATTCATTTGAAGTATAACTACAGTTTTTCATGTTTCTAAACACCTGACTTTATAGATCTAAAGTAGAGCTTTTTGTAAGAGTTTAGACTGAAATAGAAAGTCTAGATAGTGTAgaccaattttaaatttcgatcTCTCGAGAGTGATACCTACTACCTATAAACTatagcataaaatatttaaaatacatatgtataattctttattcttGACTGTCTATCAATGTATTAACTATTAGACAATTGTGTCCTGTATTGCCCGTCTTGAAATTCCTTCGATACGTGTGCAAGCATTCTATTCGACAAATACAAATTTGTAAATGTACCTTTTTAGTTTTGACATAAATCGTGATAACAATTGcttcaaagaaaaaatgtaagccaaaaaaaaattacattttaataggaACCATTCAGGTTTTCGGAGGCATAATGTTACAgctatttaaaagttaaattcttGATTACAATTTGAGTAAGAAATCATAGAgaacataacattataatttcatagcataaaagtttttgtagTCATAGAAATATACTTACTTAAGAAATAGTAATTACTTTTGAaattgtaagtaataaaaattatttatataaatatatttgaaatattttccaatattTATGCAAAAAAGCCATCTTACCTAATATATGTTAtcgttaaaaacaaaaatataatagtaaggAAAATATTACTCTTGTTTAGCTCTTTCCTCAGATTTCTAAGAGTAACAACATTTCgtcttgaaatttataattgtcaaTATGTCTAAATGATCATAgttgcaatattatttttatccagTTTTTGCAGAACCTTCCGTTTCAGAtgtatctataatataaaattagattcTTATTTTGTTACCCTCCTAGTATTGAATTAAAGTAGTATTTCTTATACACTACGTATAAAATGTTAGAATTTCTTTCTTGCCTATAGTTCGACTGAATCGGAGtataattttgacatatttatttctttatggtAATTACTATTTGTATAACTATATGTGTACGCATACGTGTATATTGTAGAATTGATTTCTTTTCATTaggtactttttattattacttgaaAAGATGAATTTAGaatggaaattaaaatgtaatctgTTAAATTTGGAAACTGAAGTTTAAAACAAGCATATTCTCGTATATTTTGTCTATCTTGAAAGGATATTAATTGATGTGCTCTTATGAACAAatccaaataattaattataaaaatatgaaaatgtaaaagtCAATTATCGATTTATAGAACAGTAATACAAAATCAATGACCACCTCAAAGAtactcaataaaatttttaactaattatatccATCAATGCCACAAATgccaaattttttaatattgcgtCAAAAGGGGAGTAACAggatgaattaattaaaatgtaaaatatcgaAATGATCCTTAACTTTGTATCCAAACTTCTTCAATATTGTACTTATAACATGAGTAAGGTCAGTATTGTGGTACCCCTTTATCTAATTAACTgtggaattttataaaacgttgACGTCATAGTTATTTGTTAATGATCcagctatatttatttacaatgtaaTTGCTACTATTTCTTTAGTTGGAATGATCTTTATAAACTTTCCAACTAGTGTGGTATctctacatttattatatctcaaaCCAGGTCTACCAATTGAAATTTATCGTTATTGATGGGAAAGTGTTGGAACCCAACAATTTATCGCCTTCATTTGAGTATTTAAGGCATTTAAAGGGCATTGAATAAGAACCACGATTTTAGGGGCGATTTTAATTAACCGACAcgcatacttatatatatatataatagattttttactttgagtaatattgattttatgcaTAATCAAGATGGAATACAATTATAAGTGTGATATTAACGTTgccaataatttataattgatgctaaaaaaaatattttcggggcccttaactaaaaaaaatgaattaaactatgaaaaaaaattaaacatgaaaatataattgatatatatgttttttatttttatttttaaatatttgattttataatacgtaa encodes:
- the LOC116767623 gene encoding uncharacterized protein LOC116767623; translated protein: MKNCSYTSNESELSDSSVKSRACFRVSVCLRRYFQDHRSRCYMLVPRRRRVRWLERRIKKVFSITDAFCLSIDGHMLPSSEPLALLVPGETIQVIPLKEDSNIDYLSNGNSKRMETIYNSSCEITATNSSRGICDMTPNNPSDNDLERSSEKAVQNIHFPRREEAASPESVSSLQNEMEVTKQSTFDDADGSIASLQQMKQQALMLLDAGTEPKRRVRRRVRRRKRPSQDLSAPSPPPPPQVPDLPPPVRPHLRFSSPSPSRPPAPSSPATLDVERNEAVTARLPRVIRPLAAD